GAATCGAGAAGCGAGAGATTTGTTCGAACATGTACAATTGAAGGATTGTTTATGTGGGACAAGTCTCTCGTTTTTACATTTTTTAGGAGGCGTTTTGGAATGGCATTGTCTACTTTTAAGAGAGAACATATTAAAAAGAATTTAAGAAATGATGAATATGATTTAGTAATTATTGGTGGCGGTATTACAGGTGCAGGTATTGCACTAGACGCGAGTGAAAGAGGAATGAAAGTTGCATTAGTTGAAATGCAAGACTTTGCACAAGGAACAAGCTCAAGATCTACAAAATTAGTCCATGGTGGTTTGCGTTACTTAAAACAATTCCAAATTGGAGTAGTTGCCGAAACTGGTAAAGAACGTGCGATTGTTTATGAAAATGGGCCTCATGTTACGACTCCAGAGTGGATGCTTTTACCAATGCATAAAGGTGGAACATTTGGTAAATTCTCAACATCAATTGGTTTAGGAATGTATGATCGTTTAGCAGGTGTTAAGAAGTCTGAACGTAAAAAAATGTTATCTAAAAAAGAAACTTTAGCTAAAGAACCATTAGTTAAAAAAGAAGGTCTAAAAGGCGGCGGTTACTATGTTGAATATCGTACTGACGATGCGCGTTTAACTATTGAAGTTATGAAGCGTGCTGCTGAAAAAGGCGCAGAAATTATCAACTATACTAAATCTGAACACTTCACTTATGATAAAAATCAACAAGTAAATGGTGTTAAAGTTATAGATAAATTAACTAATGAAAATTATACAATTAAGGCTAAAAAAGTGGTTAATGCAGCAGGTCCATGGGTTGATGATGTTAGAAGTGGTGATTATGCACGCAATAATAAAAAATTACGTTTAACTAAAGGTGTACATGTTGTTATTGATCAATCAAAATTCCCATTAGGTCAAGCAGTATACTTTGATACTGAAAAAGATGGAAGAATGATTTTTGCAATTCCACGTGAAGGAAAAGCGTATGTAGGTACTACAGATACATTCTATGACAATATCAAATCTTCACCATTAACTACACAAGAAGACAGAGACTATTTAATCGATGCGATTAATTACATGTTCCCTAGTGTTAATGTTACAGATGAAGATATTGAATCAACATGGGCAGGAATTAGACCATTAATTTACGAAGAAGGCAAAGACCCTTCTGAAATCTCTCGTAAGGATGAAATTTGGGAAGGTAAATCAGGTTTATTAACTATTGCAGGTGGTAAATTAACAGGCTATCGTCACATGGCTCAAGACATTGTTGATTTAGTATCTAAACGCTTGAAAAAAGACTACGGTTTAACATTTAGTCCATGTAATACAAAAGGTCTGGCAATTTCAGGTGGCGATGTAGGTGGTAGCAAGAACTTTGATGCGTTTGTAGAGCAAAAAGTAGATGTAGCTAAAGGATTCGGCATTGATGAAGATGTTGCAAGACGTTTAGCATCTAAATATGGTTCAAATGTTGATGAATTGTTCAACATTGCGCAAACATCTCAATACCATGATAGCAAGTTACCATTAGAAATTTATGTAGAACTTGTTTATAGTATTCAACAAGAAATGGTATACAAACCTAACGATTTCTTAGTTCGTCGTTCTGGTAAAATGTATTTCAATATTAAAGATGTATTAGATTATAAAGATGCTGTCATCGATATTATGGCAGATATGCTTGATTACTCTCCAGCTCAAATTGAAGCATATACTGAAGAAGTTGAGCAAGCAATTAAAGAAGCGCAACATGGAAATAATCAACCAGCAGTTAAAGAATAATTAATTTGTACAATCATAAACTGGTGTCCTGTTTTAAGGGCATCAGTTTTTTTATACGAGATACATTAGTCAATTGAAACTATGCATCACTAAATGTATGATAATAATAAAAGCGAATATAAAAGCGTTGTTATTAAAGGTGTGAGATGATGACTGAAAAACAATTTAAATTAACTGTACAAGATAATACGAATATTGAAGTTAAAGTGAATTTTACAGATGTAGATTCAAAAGGAATTATTCATATATTTCATGGTATGGCTGAACATATGGAACGTTACGATAAATTAGCACATGCACTTTCAAAGCATGGCTTCGATGTGATACGTCATAATCATCGAGGACATGGTATTAATATTGATGAATCAACAAGAGGGCATTACGATGATATGAAACGAGTTATCGGTGATGCCTTTGAAGTAGCGCAAACAGTGAGAGGCAATGTTGATAAACCATACATTATAATCGGACATTCAATGGGATCCGTTATAGCTAGATTGTTTGTAGAAACATATCCGCAATATGTTGATGGTCTAATTTTAAGTGGTACTGGTATGTATTCATTATGGAAAGGTTTACCAACCGTTAAAGTGTTACAACTGATTACAAAAATTTATGGTGCTGAGAAACGAGTTGAATGGGTTAACCAGTTAGTATCAAATAGTTTTAATAAAAAAATACGTCCATTACGTACACAAAGTGATTGGATTTCTAGTAATCCAATTGAAGTAGATAACTTTATTAAAGATCCATATAGTGGATTTAATGTGTCAAATCAATTATTATATCAAACAGCCTATTATATGCTACATACATCACAATTAAAAAATATGAAAATGTTAAATCATGCCATGCCTATATTATTAGTTTCAGGATATGACGATCCTTTAGGTGATTATGGTAAAGGGATTTTAAAATTGGCGAATATATATAGAAAAGCTGGCATTAAAAATGTTAAAGTGAATCTTTATCATCATAAACGTCATGAAGTGTTATTTGAAAAAGATCATGACAAAATTTGGGAAGACTTGTTTAAATGGTTGAATCAATTTTATAAAAAATAAAGAAAGTGGAATTAAATATGAATAAAAATAAGCCTTTTATTGTAGTAATTGTGGGGCCAACTGCTTCAGGTAAAACAGAGCTTAGCATCGAACTCGCGAAGCGTATCAATGGTGAAATCATAAGCGGTGACTCTATGCAAGTCTACAAACATATGAATATTGGAACTGCAAAAGTAACACCTGAAGAAATGGATGGTATTCCACATCATTTAATTGATATCTTGAATCCTGATGATACATTTTCAGCATATGAATTCAAGCGATTAGCAGAAGATTTAATTACTGATATAACGAATAGAGGTAAAGTTCCAATCATAGCAGGTGGAACAGGCTTATATATTCAATCATTAATATATAATTATGAATTAGAAGATGAAACAGTTACACCTGCACAATTATCCATAGTTAAACAAAAGTTATCTGCATTAGAACATTTAGATAATCAGCAACTACACGATTATTTAGCTCAATTTGATGCGGTTTCTGCAGAAAATATTCACCCTAACAACCGCCAAAGAGTGTTGCGCGCTATTGAATATTATTTAAAAACAAAAAAACTTTTGAGTAATCGCAAGAAAGTGCAACAATTTACTGAAAATTATGATACATTATTATTAGGGATTGAAATGTCGCGTAAAACATTATATTCAAGAATAAATAAACGTGTTGATATTATGTTGGATCACGGATTATTTAGAGAAGTGCAACAACTTGTTGAACAAGGCTATGAATCTTGCCAAAGTATGCAAGCTATTGGATATAAAGAATTAATACCTGTGATTAACGGACAAATGATTTATGAAGATGCTGTCAATGATTTAAAGCAACATTCACGCCAATATGCAAAACGACAAATGACATGGTTCAAGAATAAAATGAGTGTTCATTGGTTAGATAAAGAAAATATGTCACTTCAAATGATGTTAGATGAGATTACAACCCAGATTAAGTAAAAGGAGTCCGACAGATGATTGCAAACGAAAACATCCAAGACAAAGCACTAGAGAATTTTAAAGCAAACCAAACTGAAGTAACTGTATTCTTTCTAAACGGTTTCCAAATGAAAGGTGTTATTGAAGAATACGACAAGTATGTCGTAAGCTTAAATTCTCAAGGCAAACAACACTTGATTTACAAACATGCGATCAGCACTTATACAGTAGAAACTGAAGGTCAAGCATCTACTGAAAGTGAAGAATAAGTTGTAATCATATGGGCACGATTTAATGACTCGTGTACATAACGTTTGAAGTATGATAAATAGATATAGAAATAAAGTCATATGTGACATCAATTAAATGATGTTCAAATGACAAGATACAATAGAGGAATGTTTGTAATAAAAACGCTTCATATAAAGGTCGAGTCAATATATGATACGACTTTATATGAAGCGTTTTATTTGCTATGAGCTAGTATATTTTATAATAATTTTTCTATTTCTCTTTCGATTTGAACAGGTTTTTTTTGAGGTGCAAATCGTTTAACA
The genomic region above belongs to Staphylococcus aureus and contains:
- the miaA gene encoding tRNA (adenosine(37)-N6)-dimethylallyltransferase MiaA — its product is MNKNKPFIVVIVGPTASGKTELSIELAKRINGEIISGDSMQVYKHMNIGTAKVTPEEMDGIPHHLIDILNPDDTFSAYEFKRLAEDLITDITNRGKVPIIAGGTGLYIQSLIYNYELEDETVTPAQLSIVKQKLSALEHLDNQQLHDYLAQFDAVSAENIHPNNRQRVLRAIEYYLKTKKLLSNRKKVQQFTENYDTLLLGIEMSRKTLYSRINKRVDIMLDHGLFREVQQLVEQGYESCQSMQAIGYKELIPVINGQMIYEDAVNDLKQHSRQYAKRQMTWFKNKMSVHWLDKENMSLQMMLDEITTQIK
- a CDS encoding glycerol-3-phosphate dehydrogenase/oxidase, which produces MALSTFKREHIKKNLRNDEYDLVIIGGGITGAGIALDASERGMKVALVEMQDFAQGTSSRSTKLVHGGLRYLKQFQIGVVAETGKERAIVYENGPHVTTPEWMLLPMHKGGTFGKFSTSIGLGMYDRLAGVKKSERKKMLSKKETLAKEPLVKKEGLKGGGYYVEYRTDDARLTIEVMKRAAEKGAEIINYTKSEHFTYDKNQQVNGVKVIDKLTNENYTIKAKKVVNAAGPWVDDVRSGDYARNNKKLRLTKGVHVVIDQSKFPLGQAVYFDTEKDGRMIFAIPREGKAYVGTTDTFYDNIKSSPLTTQEDRDYLIDAINYMFPSVNVTDEDIESTWAGIRPLIYEEGKDPSEISRKDEIWEGKSGLLTIAGGKLTGYRHMAQDIVDLVSKRLKKDYGLTFSPCNTKGLAISGGDVGGSKNFDAFVEQKVDVAKGFGIDEDVARRLASKYGSNVDELFNIAQTSQYHDSKLPLEIYVELVYSIQQEMVYKPNDFLVRRSGKMYFNIKDVLDYKDAVIDIMADMLDYSPAQIEAYTEEVEQAIKEAQHGNNQPAVKE
- a CDS encoding alpha/beta fold hydrolase, whose product is MTEKQFKLTVQDNTNIEVKVNFTDVDSKGIIHIFHGMAEHMERYDKLAHALSKHGFDVIRHNHRGHGINIDESTRGHYDDMKRVIGDAFEVAQTVRGNVDKPYIIIGHSMGSVIARLFVETYPQYVDGLILSGTGMYSLWKGLPTVKVLQLITKIYGAEKRVEWVNQLVSNSFNKKIRPLRTQSDWISSNPIEVDNFIKDPYSGFNVSNQLLYQTAYYMLHTSQLKNMKMLNHAMPILLVSGYDDPLGDYGKGILKLANIYRKAGIKNVKVNLYHHKRHEVLFEKDHDKIWEDLFKWLNQFYKK
- the hfq gene encoding RNA chaperone Hfq, producing MIANENIQDKALENFKANQTEVTVFFLNGFQMKGVIEEYDKYVVSLNSQGKQHLIYKHAISTYTVETEGQASTESEE